The following proteins are co-located in the Sphingomonas panacis genome:
- a CDS encoding efflux transporter outer membrane subunit, protein MIRKSTLAALTAVLLAGACTVGPNYHAPDMPVPASFGEAQARLPGAGVDPARWWSAFGDPQLDGLVERALKGNPDIAVAASRVQQARLSEVAARGVGRPTVDATANATHIELSKNSGISQIAQLFSGGSSGGSGSGGGIALPGTGITTYAAGFDASWEIDLFGGGRRQVEGAVARTEQAVWNQRDAAVTLAAEVAQAYFSLRLDQTQIAIVTDEIAREKRALAIAGHVARAGLVPQSDVTRQRGSLTTLEARLEPLKADVRTRIHALGILLGEAPETLDAELSAAPGATLGLPDVPAGLPSDLLRRRPDIRAAERNLAAATADIGVAVADLYPKFQLTGLGELLSTSLGNLFSSDSLQASVAGGVNFPLLDWGRRKATVAIRKAQAEEAYARYKATVLGALRDVEDPLARIDAERRRNAALKRAVKDEERSARSVEARYRTGFVAQDEVLNAQIRVASAREQVAASDMQLREDTASLFKAIGGGWEENAPPAP, encoded by the coding sequence TTGATCCGGAAATCCACGCTGGCCGCGTTGACCGCGGTGCTGCTCGCGGGCGCCTGCACGGTCGGCCCGAACTACCACGCTCCCGATATGCCTGTACCGGCGAGCTTCGGCGAGGCGCAGGCCAGGCTACCTGGTGCGGGGGTGGACCCGGCGCGCTGGTGGAGCGCGTTTGGTGACCCGCAGCTCGATGGGCTCGTTGAGCGCGCGCTGAAGGGCAACCCCGACATCGCGGTCGCCGCATCGCGCGTGCAGCAGGCGCGACTGTCCGAGGTGGCCGCGCGCGGCGTGGGACGCCCGACGGTCGATGCGACCGCCAACGCCACGCATATCGAGCTGAGCAAGAACAGTGGCATCTCGCAGATCGCACAGTTGTTCTCGGGTGGTTCGTCGGGCGGAAGCGGGTCTGGCGGCGGTATCGCGCTGCCAGGCACGGGCATCACGACCTATGCGGCTGGCTTCGACGCGAGCTGGGAGATCGATCTGTTCGGCGGCGGCAGGCGGCAGGTCGAGGGTGCGGTCGCGCGGACCGAGCAGGCGGTGTGGAACCAGCGCGACGCAGCGGTGACGCTCGCCGCCGAGGTCGCGCAGGCCTATTTCTCGCTCCGGCTCGACCAGACCCAGATCGCGATCGTCACCGACGAAATCGCGCGCGAGAAGCGCGCGCTGGCGATCGCCGGCCATGTCGCGCGCGCGGGGCTGGTTCCGCAGAGCGACGTGACCCGGCAGCGCGGTTCGCTGACCACCCTGGAAGCGCGGCTGGAGCCGCTCAAGGCGGATGTCCGCACGCGCATCCACGCGCTCGGTATCCTGCTCGGCGAGGCGCCCGAGACGCTCGACGCGGAACTGAGCGCCGCGCCCGGCGCGACGCTCGGCCTGCCCGACGTTCCGGCCGGACTGCCATCCGACCTGTTGCGTCGGCGGCCCGACATTCGCGCCGCCGAACGAAACCTCGCCGCCGCGACCGCCGATATCGGCGTAGCGGTCGCTGACCTGTATCCGAAGTTCCAGTTAACCGGCCTTGGCGAACTGCTCTCCACCTCGCTCGGCAATCTGTTCAGCAGCGACAGCTTGCAGGCGAGCGTGGCCGGCGGCGTGAACTTCCCGCTACTCGACTGGGGCCGGCGCAAGGCCACCGTGGCGATCCGCAAAGCGCAGGCCGAAGAGGCGTATGCGCGGTACAAGGCGACCGTGCTCGGCGCGCTGCGTGACGTCGAAGATCCGCTCGCCCGGATCGACGCCGAGCGGCGCCGTAACGCGGCGCTGAAGCGCGCAGTCAAGGACGAGGAGCGCAGCGCGCGATCGGTCGAAGCGCGCTATCGCACCGGCTTCGTCGCGCAAGACGAGGTGCTCAACGCGCAGATCCGCGTCGCCTCGGCGCGCGAACAGGTCGCCGCCAGCGACATGCAGCTGCGTGAGGACACCGCATCGCTGTTCAAGGCGATCGGTGGCGGCTGGGAGGAGAACGCGCCCCCGGCGCCGTAG
- the argE gene encoding acetylornithine deacetylase, with protein sequence MDTSHIAAAALTHLERLIAFDTTSRDSNLALIGYVEDFLREHGIASHRVANDDGRKANLYATIGPAVAGGVVLSGHTDVVPVDGQDWASDPFTLTRRGDRLYGRGTCDMKGFIALALAIVPEVARGSVTRPLHLALSYDEEVGCLGAPSMIRELVRDLPSPLAVIVGEPTNMEVVSGHKGIASWVVTVRGHEAHSSLTHLGVSANMIAVKLMHALSEIAAQLECSADPHSPYHPPHATLTIGTIHGGTAVNILARECVFVFDLRTPSGTDPKAIIAPFEALCAAEDAAIRARFPDAGVEIARRSLTPSFALQRGSPAEALARRLAGDNGAPRVVSYAAEAGQFQEAGFSTIICGPGSIEQAHQPNEYLEVAQFERGAAFMARLDEALR encoded by the coding sequence ATGGACACCTCGCACATCGCCGCCGCCGCGCTGACGCATCTCGAACGGCTGATCGCGTTCGACACCACCTCGCGCGATTCGAACCTCGCGTTGATCGGCTATGTGGAGGATTTCCTGCGTGAGCATGGCATCGCGTCGCACCGCGTCGCCAATGACGACGGGCGCAAGGCCAATCTCTACGCGACGATCGGCCCGGCGGTGGCGGGCGGGGTCGTACTGTCGGGGCATACCGATGTCGTGCCGGTCGACGGACAGGACTGGGCGAGCGACCCGTTCACGCTGACCCGGCGCGGTGACCGGCTGTATGGGCGCGGGACGTGCGACATGAAGGGTTTCATCGCGCTCGCGCTCGCGATCGTGCCCGAGGTGGCGCGGGGCAGTGTGACGCGGCCGCTGCACCTCGCTTTATCCTATGACGAGGAGGTCGGCTGCCTCGGCGCGCCGTCGATGATCCGCGAACTGGTGCGCGATCTTCCGTCGCCGCTCGCGGTGATCGTCGGCGAGCCGACCAACATGGAGGTGGTGAGCGGGCACAAGGGCATCGCAAGCTGGGTCGTGACGGTGCGCGGGCACGAGGCGCATTCGAGCCTGACGCATCTCGGCGTGTCCGCAAACATGATTGCGGTGAAGTTGATGCACGCGCTCAGCGAGATCGCCGCGCAACTGGAGTGCAGTGCCGACCCGCACTCGCCCTATCATCCGCCCCATGCCACGCTGACGATCGGGACGATTCACGGCGGCACCGCCGTCAATATCCTCGCGCGCGAGTGCGTGTTCGTGTTCGACCTGCGCACGCCGTCAGGAACCGATCCCAAGGCGATCATCGCGCCCTTCGAAGCATTGTGCGCGGCTGAGGACGCGGCGATACGCGCGCGCTTCCCCGATGCCGGGGTGGAGATCGCGCGGCGGTCGTTGACTCCCTCCTTCGCGCTTCAACGGGGCAGTCCCGCCGAGGCGCTGGCGCGGCGGCTGGCGGGCGACAATGGCGCGCCGCGCGTGGTGTCCTACGCAGCCGAGGCGGGGCAATTCCAGGAGGCTGGCTTCTCGACGATCATCTGCGGCCCCGGCTCGATCGAGCAGGCGCACCAGCCGAATGAATATCTGGAAGTGGCGCAGTTCGAACGTGGCGCAGCCTTCATGGCCCGGCTCGACGAAGCGTTACGATGA
- a CDS encoding EAL domain-containing protein: protein MARALQIQHVFGAPTAPHGGLLSERGEARSSSLPVHDARGGSYQRPSASGSDAPVAILAWQAIVLAEVTNFAGLRRHLGRPRADRLVLDLIDRATDCVPGIRSVGAGRTVAEFELDAIDLAAIEIMVEVLRTAFDAPFDLDGELHCVEIVLAAAVAPVGSTEDVRLVEEAEGALEQARIDLRTVVRDLSDGTPAFDRLSLIRDLPAAIANGEMFLQYQPKVHVRRQAISSAEALIRWQHPQRGLILPGDFITIAEDARQISALTLWTLDQVIADQKTLCGDGRDLTIFINISGQLLGDAEFVAEACRKVGAGGVRIGFEITETAVIRDPQSAIANLCRFDDVGITIAIDDYGAGLSSLAYLKQLPARELKIDKMFILQLTSSNRDPLIVRSTIDLAHALEMEVTAEGVETQAALALLSVMGCDMVQGYLISRPVSIEAFRQFLRDDNLQLGGDLRQSMFKRPASFWRTA, encoded by the coding sequence ATGGCGCGAGCTCTCCAGATCCAGCACGTTTTCGGCGCTCCCACCGCGCCGCATGGCGGCTTGCTCTCCGAGCGTGGTGAGGCGCGTTCGTCCAGCTTGCCTGTTCACGATGCCAGGGGTGGCAGCTATCAGCGCCCGAGCGCCAGCGGGTCCGATGCTCCCGTGGCGATATTGGCGTGGCAGGCGATCGTGCTCGCGGAAGTCACGAACTTCGCGGGCTTGCGGCGCCACCTTGGTCGCCCCCGCGCGGATCGACTGGTGCTCGATCTCATCGATCGCGCAACCGATTGCGTGCCGGGTATCCGGTCTGTCGGGGCGGGTCGCACGGTAGCGGAGTTCGAACTCGACGCGATCGACCTCGCCGCCATCGAAATCATGGTCGAGGTGCTGCGCACTGCCTTCGATGCGCCCTTCGACCTTGATGGTGAACTGCACTGCGTAGAGATCGTGCTTGCCGCCGCCGTCGCGCCGGTCGGCAGTACCGAGGATGTCCGGCTCGTCGAGGAGGCGGAGGGCGCACTCGAACAGGCGCGCATCGATCTTCGCACGGTCGTTCGCGATCTCTCAGACGGCACGCCCGCGTTCGACCGGCTTTCGCTGATCCGCGACCTGCCGGCGGCGATCGCCAATGGCGAAATGTTCCTGCAGTATCAGCCCAAGGTCCATGTCCGTCGTCAGGCGATATCGAGCGCGGAGGCGCTGATCCGCTGGCAGCACCCACAGCGCGGGCTGATCCTGCCGGGCGATTTCATCACCATTGCGGAAGACGCACGCCAGATTAGCGCGCTGACGCTTTGGACGCTCGATCAGGTGATCGCGGACCAAAAGACGCTGTGCGGCGACGGCCGCGACCTCACCATCTTCATCAACATTTCCGGCCAGTTGCTCGGCGATGCCGAGTTCGTCGCCGAAGCATGCCGAAAAGTCGGCGCAGGTGGTGTCCGGATCGGCTTCGAGATCACCGAAACGGCGGTGATCCGCGATCCGCAGAGCGCCATCGCCAATCTGTGCAGGTTCGACGACGTCGGCATCACGATCGCCATCGACGATTATGGAGCCGGGCTGTCCTCGCTCGCCTATCTCAAGCAACTGCCGGCGCGGGAATTGAAGATCGACAAGATGTTCATCCTGCAACTCACCAGCAGCAATCGCGATCCGCTCATCGTGCGGTCCACGATCGATCTGGCGCATGCACTCGAAATGGAAGTCACCGCCGAAGGAGTCGAGACACAGGCGGCGCTCGCGTTGCTGTCGGTGATGGGCTGCGACATGGTGCAGGGCTATCTCATCAGCCGTCCGGTTTCGATCGAAGCGTTCCGCCAATTTCTGCGCGACGACAACCTCCAACTCGGCGGCGATCTCCGCCAATCGATGTTCAAGCGCCCGGCGAGCTTTTGGCGCACCGCCTGA